The genomic interval GATAGTTACTTGGAAATTCTGTCGACCGCCAAGTCTTGAAGGAGATATACATTTTTACGCAAACAACAAGGctagagaaggagatgaggAAGGTGAAGCCATGTACTGCTGCACATGAAAGTGATACGGGTTACTATGCCCACACTCGCCGTCTCGACTGCCAGGGCATACAATTCCCAGCAGTGCTTCACATGATCTTCATTGGCGTCGTTACAAGTTAATCTTGGATATCAATCTAACTCGCGCATAGACAGACAAGTCTGATGTAAAGATTAGGATACGCAGCCCCATTGCTATTATTGGACTCAAAAAATCAATTGGATAATTATGATCCCCTATGCATTGACCCCTATGGATAGAGACGAGGTTCCAACAGTGGCCAAATCAATGACTCGAGTTCTCCAGGGCTATGACAGGGACGATatcctggagctggaggagcggcCCCAGGAGCGACCAAAATCAAAACGCTAGCTTTGTCTATCCGTTGCCTTTGCTCCTTCAAGATCGCTCCCATACATCGCCCCCACTGCAACCTCTTTAACATCATGCCGGGGTTGGGCTCTGTGCAAATCAGGGGGATCTGCAAGGCTTGCTCAGATCACTTTATCCTGCCGGTAGATTCGTGGTGCTCTAAATACCGAGCGAGTGCTAAGCTTCAAAGCCGCAATAGAACTGCGGTCTTGCCATTGTTATTAACGAAGACAATGTGAGAAACAAATTTGCATGGAAGGAGTATAGATAGCTCATGACGTCAGTGATAACACAGCCAGCAACGACAACAACCAAACAAGGGACGAGAAACATGTATCTCAACACAACTATTTCGAATCTCAATCaaacctccctcccctctcAAACTTCTCAatgatccatccatctcatgGCTTTGCCCTAGTCACGCCCGCCTCAAGGGGATTAGGATTCGCCTttgcgcagcagctcctcgcgAAGACTCCACTCCCCGTCGTCGCGACAGTGCGCCGAGACAAAGATGGAGTACACGACAAGCTCTTGTCTGGAAAGAACATTCCGCGCAGCGCGGAGAAGAGATTGTCTGTGCTGGAGGTAGATGTTACAGGTATACCGTGCCCATCCTCCTACCCACTAACCACACCTCCCCaaccttggccttgccaCACATCTATATCCATAAACAGAAACAATCCATCCATGGTCTCACTCGATCGTACCTACAGACGAATCCACCATctcggcaatggcctccCACCTGCACCAAATGTACCCGAAAACACCACTCCGCCTCGCACTGACCCTGCCCGGTATTCTTCATGTCGAGAAATCTCCATCCCAGATCGACGCTGCGAGCTTCATGCACAGTTTCCAGGTGAATACTCTGGGCCCCATGCTGCTCATGAAACACCTTGCGCCATTCTTACCAACGAAATCTACTCGACCATTCCCTACTTTACCTCAATCTGAtgacaacaacaacagcacaTCTCTATCACTCCCTGCGTATTCTATATACGCCACCCTTGCCGCGCGCGTGGGCTCTATAACCGACAATGCCAGCGGCGGGTGGTACTCTTACCGCGCTAGCAAAGCGGCTGTATTTCAATTGACGAAAACATTCGATTTGTACTTACGGGCGCAGAGTAGGGATCGGGCTTTGGCGGTTGCGCTGCATCCTGGTACGGTGCGCACGGATTTTACGAGAGAGTATTGGGGGACGCGGGAGATGCTTGAGCCGCAGGATGCGGCGGAACGGTTGTTGGATGTTTTGATTGGGGTATCAGCTGATTTTGAAGGTGGCAGAGGGAGGTGCTGGGATTGGAAGGGGGTGGAGGTTTGTCCTTGATTTCTATTTGGGGATAATAGGTGGATTGCCTAGGTAGGTATGAAAAAAGAGCAGTGCCTATTCGTTGCTATACTTGCACTACCGCTGGACAAGAAACACAGCGCAGAACTgcccagaaagaaaatgaaagAGAAAAACAGAAGAAAGGAATGGAGATTGAAGTAAGAACACGCAAGTGTATTAAGGGGAAAGTCTCAACTTAGTAGTAGAAAGAGAATAGCAGAAGAAATATCAAAAAGATCTTGTCAAACCATAATAGAGAGAAAAGAGCATGCAGAAACCacgaagaaaaggaaaacaggGTATCGATATGATCCATAGAAAAAGTCGATCCGAAATAATAAGAACAAGGAACCCCGAAAAAAGCAGAAGGGGCCGAGAACAGCCACCTGGGATGATAGACAAAAATACCACAAGAGCACAAACACAATACCAATGCAAccaaaaacacaaaaaaataaaaaaaaagaacaagaagatACCCCGTGGGGTCTGGGATCTCTCCCTCCCAGTGCGCCGACCGTTCGAGTCCTTCCGTTGTGACGCCATGTATGCAACAAGTCATCCCGCAATGCAGTCGTAGATCGTCGTAGATTTGAAAATCAAATGACCAACGACTTAGGTTCAGTTCATCTCCATCGCATactcatcctcttccttgaaGCTCATCGCCGCGTGGCCAGCGCTGTTCCAGTACTGCGGCTGACCGGGAACACCgttggcgctgctggcgccgcTGTGGAAGGATGGGCTCAGACTTGGCGGCGTCATCTCGTCGTTGGCGCCGTTGAGCGGATCGCCGGCCATATTCGTGTGCTTTGGCACGTGCAGACCACTGCCGGGGCCGCGGGTGTAGCTGAAGGAGCTAGGGTCGTTATTCTCCAATGCATCCAGAATCTCGCTGCGCATgcgcttctcctcttctgtctGCTCGAACGGCCATGACCCGCCCAGGCTACCGATCAACTCAGCGAGTtcggcttcttgctgaaATTTGACATGCAGCACCCACATCAGATCGCGCATCCAGCTAACCGCGCCGTTCAGGATGTCACCCTTGTTAgggcccttctccttctcttcaatCGGCAAGCCCATGGTGATATTTCCTGGGGTGGCGCGGCGGCCATTGCCTCCTGCAAGAAGGGAAGTGGCGGCGTTtccaccggcaccggcgaCGGAAAGAGCGTTGTTGTTCACAAGCTGCTTGCGGACCTTGTCATCCTCCAATCGATGTTGCGGCACCAGGTGGGAGAGATCTTGGATGCGCTCATTGATGTTGTCACGGCGTCGTCGTTCGACCAGATTGTGAGACGCACGGCGCCGTCGGCGCTTGGCCTCTTGTGACTCGAGATCCTGGGGAGATCCAGGGAGGTCGACCTTGGCCGGCAAGGAGGCATGCTTTCCCGACTTGAGAATCTCTGAGATACCTGGGTGTGACTGGTGACCgggagaggagatgggcgAATCGACATACGAATGGGCGCTGCCGGGTGTCCCATCCCATTGGTTGGACAGGCTCTTCTGGTGACGGTGCGACAGACCGGTCCGGATTGGCTGGGAAGGATAGCTGCCAGATTCTGGCGTGCCCAAGGTCAGCGACCCCATAGCGGGTGTCTTCGGCGTCATGGGGCTGCGGGTATCCGACGAGGCACGGTCCATGGACTGCAGGCCCGGCCGCGACTTGGCGTTCAAGTAATTCTGGTCAAAGGAGCTGGCGTGCTGAAGGTTGGGCACGTTCATCTGCCGGAACTGGTCATAGTTGAAGCTGTTGTGAACGAACGGGCTGGCCAGCGGCGCATTGTCGGGGGTGTTCGAGTACATGTGCGACATTTGACTTTGGTGGCTCATGGCAATGCCCCCGCCCGATTGATCCTGGAGATAATTTATGTTATCTCCGCGCTGGACACCGTTCTGTCCACTGATCTCCAAGTCCAGCAGTTCATCGGTATCGATGCCGGAGTTTCCAAAGTTGAAGCTGGACGACATGTTCTGCTGGGAGCCAAACGGGTAGGACATGAAGCCACCCTGCTGCATCGTCAAATCGGAGGGGTCCACCCCATCGTTGGGGGTCCCGAATTGGTTGCCATAACCGGAGTGCGACATCATGAATGGTCTGGTGTGATCGAGGGTTTCGTGTTTGATGAATAGACTCGCTTCTGCCATCGCCCGGTTAAATGGAAAGTGTGTTGAGTGCGGAAAGGTTGCGGGAGCAGTCGAGGTGTGCTGGTCGACTGTCGCTCTGTCGCAAGGAAAGTGTAGATAAAGAAGATATCACGACCTGAGTTCAGGGGGAATGTTAGCTGACTCCGTCATCAAGAATTGGGCGACACGAGGCATGTCGGCCTCGCCGAGCGCACCGACCCCCCGGGCCTTGCAGAAGGCAATGCTAGGCAACTGCGCCGACCGAAAAGAGAAGTTGGATGAGATACCTTCTATGCACTGAAAGATGGAGTGATGACGGCGAAGCCGTTCTCGTCGCCAATaggtgggggaggggaaaaaaaaaacctcTTTGGTTTGGGGAAACCAAGTGGGGGTGGATGAGTTGGAAGTACCGGAGGACAAGCGTCCGGGATTAATCCGCAGATCGAATCAACGAGGCCAATGAAGCGCAGTAATCAAAAGTCTGCGGAAGCGCCGGGGAACTGAGCGTTGCCGAGAAaagaggaggatgggatAGACAAAGGGGCGGTAAACGTGGCGGGTAAGATTGTTTGGAGGAGTCAGAAGAGTCCAAGAGGACTGAGCGAggatgagaggaagaggcggcggCAGAGGACAGGACTCAGCCTCAGGCTCGCTCTCTTTCGGGTGCCCTTATCGACCCGGACGAGATTGGAttggaggaaaggaagagacagagcgtggagaaggaagagcgagaaagggagagggagaaaacGTGGGGGAAAGGGCCAGAGGGAAGCAGCGGTGGAGTGAGGGTGGGCGGTGAGACTCTGTCTCTTTGGAGATGTTTCGCACTGGGGTCTGTATCCGTCCATTCCATCAGCCTCAGGAGTCGCAGCCAACAAAACTACACGTGGCAGGGACTATCGATGCAGGTCCAAGAACAATGTACCGTACCTGATGATGATTGTTCATGGGAATACCGTTTGGACGATCGACGACTCGGAATCCTTTGCGAAGCATAGACAACGGTGAAGTATATGCAGTGACAACGCAACAAAGAGTTTGCCGTTGGCACCGCCGCAACGAGGGGATGGAGACTTTATGAACTCGCTCTCCTGCACCTCTCATTTGATTATTACAGCATCGGGTCATGCAGCCCGTCGATCGGCGGGAATCGACGAGGCTTACCGGTTTTCTAACTATCatggagggggggggggaagtGTTGGATAAAGGAGGGTGGCAAGTCCCGACTAGCAAAACCACTACAGCGCAAAAGAACCAAGGAGGGAAGGGTGATACAGCCTGGATGGAGGTCCATGACCTTGTTTGTCACCTGTGACTCATGGCAAGAATGTATCAGATGGCGATACTGGGAGGGTGACTATGGACACGATTTCTCCCCTACCgaaataaataataatattCTCTGCGATAACACTGATCGCGAGCATGTCGTGCAGCGGTGGCGATCGTCCATCGGGGCCGTGATCGACCGTCAGGAGCTTGGACTCTTGGGATctcaccctcctcggcggtcCGTGCTAGGCTGCCATGATAGAGGCGCTGGTATGTGGCGGAGACACGACGGCTTTGCCTTGCCAGATGTAGTCATCGATCGATCGTGCCGGTCCGTCTAGGTTCGGCGTATACGTATCCACGGTAGGTGCAAAAGTTATACATCCTCTACACATCCTGAGGGGAGACGTTGGCGGAATCATGGTCCTAGATCGCGCTCACAGGCAAGCGATGCTACCCCAAGACGGCACCCCTCTCTCGACCCATCGGACAATTTGGCGTCGTACAGGGTTCGGGTAGAGACAGGCTGGAGTTCTTCCGATACGTGGTGAAGCCCGCTGCCGCCgggtggggggagggggcAGATCccagcttctgcagcggGAGGATGTTATTTATTGGAttcatccaccaccatccaggaTCGCCACAGGGTCTGCACCGGCCACGGACTAGGGAGATCGACATGATATGGGGGGGAGGACTACTGTATACTATCGCGAACTAGTCCCGTCCGGACCATGGATAGTAAATTTAGCGCATTCCGAGAGAGAATCAGACATAATATCAGCGGAAACGGCGCGACTCATGCGAGAAACCAAGGGCACCCGGGAGGTCACGTTACCCGCTCCGTTGGGGTTAGCGCGATTGCCCGAGTTGCGCCAGGGTCAACTCAACACTTGCACTCTCCGGACTGCATTGCCTTGTTCTGCCTGGTATGTCTGGTCTTAGCACTGCCCCCATCTTTCCTACTCCCCTCGATCACCATACACGTACACCCCCCCGGCCTAGGCTCGGTCCGACCGATCTCCCTTGCCCACTCGCTCACCCTAACTGACCCCCATCCCGCTCCAAGACATCCCGCATCATCTGACAGTTGATCGGACCTGCAACAGTTTCCCACGCCGATCGGTTTGCCCGCATCGGTAGCTCCACGCCATCTCGTCATTCCTCATTCTCTCTGACTAGTGCAGCGCTTCCACGTCCAATCAATCCCCCCCGCCGAGCACCCTTTACCTCTTGCCCACCCTTTTCTCGGATCGTGCGGCGCGCTCAAGGTTCAACGTCCAGCCGGTACATCGGCCCTTGCGACAGTCGCACAGCCCGGGTTTattctcctcgtccggcTTTGCTCCCGGACATCAGATTGGATCCTCCTCGGGTGGATCATTCCGTCCGCTTTTGCCTGGAACGACTCGTCAGCTCCACTAGTCGCCCCGGGTGTCTTCCTGTGGCCGTAGGGTGTTTCCGCAAATAAATAGAAACTCGACACGAGTCACCGGCGCGCTCAAGGCCTATTTGGAAGCCGAATCCGCGTTCGGCGTCATCTGCACCTTTACCGGTCCCCACCCTCCTACGATCAGCCACCACCCGGCGAAGATCATCTGCACTCCATATACATAGTCCCTGCAGACGTTTGGGGACACCACGGGCCTCCGCTTCCCATCTTGCCTGCAGCCGTGCACGTCCTTCCAATTGGGATATGACGAGTCCTTGATCGACACCCTCATCTCTATCATGGCAACTAACTCCTTTCGGGACTCCGTCAACGCGCTGGGTTGGTCACGGAGAGACCCGGATCTGCCCGTCAATACCAACGCTTCATCGACCACCCCGTTCTTCTCCCGCCTCCAGTCTTGGAATCCTTTTGGGGAAGAAGGTTACGTCCAACTGCCCACTCACAATGAAGGCCCCGGAGCACCGCTTCCCGCGGCCACCCGtcgagaggaagaagagggctTCTTTGCTTGTAAGTCGTCTCCCATGTGTGGCTCCTGACCTCGATCACCCTGTCTGTTCACGTCTGCCTGTCCTGATCCAGGTGACGACGCTCGCAGTTCCTGCGCCGGGAGGATCCATAATCTTGCGTGTAGATACGTGGACATGACCAGACAAGGGGAAACATGATATCAATTTCAGAACTAACAGAACCCTCCCCACTCTAGTGAGTCGGTGGGATCGGATGCTCATTTTCGCGGCATGCAACCTAGGAGCTGCCGTCTGCTTCCtgatctgcttcttcctgTTCCCTGCTTTGGCCATCAAGCCCCGCAAATTCGCGATCCTGTAAGTTgctcttcgtcggcatctTTCCATTTTCAGCTGccctccttccccccccTCTACGCCCCAGTCTCAGCCATCGCAGCTGCCTGAGCAGCCAGTTAGAGTCCATATCAGGATGATCCTGGCCATCAGCGGGCCGTGGCGAGGGCCATGTGCGAACACCGTGCCTTTATCCGGGCCTCTCGATTCGTCGCCCTCTTCCCCCAACCTCTACCTGCGCCTCAGTTGCCAAGAAACCCTAAACCCTCACCTCCGTTCTCTATGGCTAACGCACGCGTCCTTGACTTAGGTGGTCTGTCGGCTCActcttgttcttgatatCATGGGCCGTCCTCATGGGACCGTGGACTTACGCTAAGCATCTGGTCTCGGGACCACGGTTGCCTTTCACGGCCGCGTATTTCGGATCTATTGCGCTAACGCTCTACTTTGCCGTCGGGGTGAGTCTTTTGTTGGATTACGTCTTTTTGTGCACCATTCCCTGCCCTCCCTTCCTGTGCTGTGTGTGCGGATGTTGCGCGGCGATGTTTGGTCGCTCTAGCGGTGGGAGATGGGATCTTGCATCCTTTCCTCTTGCCGTGTCGTGCGACGTAACACACCGGACCCTCTATCCGCCGCGAATATCACCCTGTCCTCTCGTCTCGGCCCTCTGTCTCTGTGTGACTTCCGATTCGGGGAGATGACAAAAACGTTGGACTCTGTTTCCACTCTTTGTCGTTGTCTCTTCCAAATCATCGTCGCACGTCGCACTGTCCCTGGCGTGCTCACTTGCTTGATCATCCCTCCGAGATctcagaaagaaagaatacCCTTGCTGACTTGTCCGTGTCTGTCCAGTTGCAAaacctcctcctcaccctcatctcctgcatcttccagctcgtcgccctcgtcTGGTATGCGGTCAGCTATTTCCCCATGGGCAGCACCGGTCTGCAGTACGTGGGCCGCTTTGGTGCGTCGCGCGTCTCGGCTTGGGTGACTGGTTGAGTTGGTTGCGTGTGTGTTTGGAtgtcttctctctctctctctctctccctcttctttgCTCCCCTTGGACAGACTTGCAAGATCCCCTAATACTCCACCAACCTTTAATTTCCTTGTATATGTAATAGCATACAGTCTAGCGCAATCGTGGCATGCAGTAGCTATCATTATTCGATTTGTTTTGTTTAAAGCCATCTGTGCTAGCGAGCCAGAGACATCCTCATCAAGTCATAAACATGAGCAAGTAACCAGACATGACATCGAGCCTTGGTCATAccctccctcaccacccACCATCTCTCCTCCCAgacaagaagcaaaaggGAAACAAAAAGACATCATTTCCGACTCATGACAGCCCCAAAAGCCCCCTCAACAACCTTGACCCCCTTCACCTCGGCCTCAAAAATCCCCGTCTCCCCCCCAGATCCAACCTCCAACCACCTCGCCAGCAAATCATTGCTCTCCTTCGGCTTGATGTGCGCCCCGGCCGTCCCGACCGTGATATGCGGCACGACGTTGACGCAGGGCCACTGCgcatcctcggcatcgggcGCCGGGAGCAAACGCACGATGAAGGCCATGACGCGGTCGTCCCAGATGAGACGCTCGAGACGAACGCGCGCAGTCTGTCTCTGCTGAGGGTCTGTCTCCGTCTCTGCGGCCTGCTGTGCATGCTGGGCTCGATCGACGTAGGCGTCCCACGTCTGCGGGTGCTCTTTCTTCGCGCTGCGGTGGATGAGCGTGACGTGGAAGGTTGGCTGGATGCGGCGCGAATTCAGGAGCTGGTTGTATAGACGTGCTGTGTGTGCGGGCGTGGATGGGGGGAAAAGAGATTCgaggagagaggtgatgTCGCGGGAGGGCACACCGACGGAGAAATATTCGGTTTCTTTGGCCAGCTGCTTTTTGACAAGTTGTGCCGTGGTGGCGGGGTCGGTAGGAAGAGTGGCTTCGGgctggttggtggtggtgttgttgttgttgttgttgttgttgttgttgttcttcttggtcttgtcTTTTTGCCACTTGTAGCTGTAGCTTAGATCCTCCTTGACGTGGTAGTCGCGCAGGGAGCTCTCAATGGCAGAGTCCATTTCGGCGCCGGTGGGTATGTTGGGGACAAGACCGGGGTACTTTTCGTGCAAGGCCACTACCACCGTCTCGAGATTCGCGCGTGAGGAGGCGCATACATCCagatcgatgatctggtCGAAGCTTTCGTCGGGTTGGTTGTAGGGATCGATGGCTTCGAAGCGATTCAGGAATCCGTCCATGATTCCGATGATCTCACCCTGAGTGACGCTGGCTGCTCGGATGGTCTGGTGGTTGtcgccgcgctcgaggatGCGAGACCGGGTGATTTCTTTGATACGCGGAAGCAGCTCGCTCCGGGGTTCATGGACGTAATGCAGTGCGATGAACTGTGCATCCGGGAGAACCGGGTAGATATCCTGCATGAGTTGCTTGCGCTCGCGCTTCTGGTGGTTGTTTCGGTCTGCAATGACGGCCGCGTGTTCCGACAGGCTGTTACTAACTTCAAAGGCAAACTTCTTGGGCTTGCCCTTTCCCTTGGGGATGTTGTCGTTTTGGACATGGCCCCATTCAAAAAGCCGCGCAAGAGCGAGAGCCACGGTCGTCTTGCCGCATCCCAGCGTTGCAATTGGGGCAAGAATAACGTTGCGGTTGATTTCTCTACTCGATATCTCCCTTTGGGCTTCCAAGGCAATGATCTCAGATCCCTTCAGTCCTCGCTCCTGGAGGAAACCCTCTCGCAAGGAAATGATGCCGTGGTTTTGGACATAGGCCTTTGCAAGGTGAGGTTCTTTGACAAACCTCCTCCGCGCATACTGTAGGTATTCTTCGGTGATAGCCTCGTGCTTCTTGATTTTGGGAAGTCGACCCGCGATGACGGCCTTGGTGCATTCGCGCCACTGCCGGTACATGAGGTAGGGCTCCTCGAACTTGTACTTGAAGAACCAGTCCCGATATGGGCCGGTGCCGTCTTCGCTCAGCTGGCATCGGATCACGAAGCCTTCCGTCTCCCGTCCGTCCCACGTCCCTGTTTCCGCACAGCCCTCGAGGAAGCTCTGCACGCGAGCGATATCATCAAAGACCTCAAATTTGGCTTTCTTGAACCCCCATGCATCTGCAAACTGATGCACCTTCTCCCCCGACATCGTTGCGAATTCGGGGAGATTGTAATTGAGACCGTGTAAGTAGATACCAGATGCTTCCTCGTCATAGGCCAGAACGTGCTCCTCAAATGTGTCGTCACAGAGCTCGCCAACCGCTGTGATGTTCAATTCGCGCAGCGTTCTTGCCAGATCCTTGACGGAGCGGCCCACCGAGGCCACATGCCGCTCTACCCAACGCTCACCGGCCTGGGCATGGCTGAGACTGACGTCTTCACGGACACCGGTCGAATGTTTGCTGCACACCAGCAGCTTGTCGTCCTCCAATCCGGAAATGAAGATAATGCACCCGTTCTCCTTCACGCTGAGCTCATAGGGTCCGCGGGTGTTCTTCTCGATATTCCGCCAGCGTGTGCTGTTCGTCTCGTCAATGTTGAAAAATTTGTCGTATCCGCGCACTGCAATTTCGCGGGTCCCGTCTTTCCTTTTGGTGGTGAATAGGCCGCGGGCATAGACCGGCAGATCGGAGCGCTTGTAGTCCCAATCCATGAATTTCCAGGAATCGACCGTTGCGTTGGTGccggcgacggcgaaggTCGACTTTTTGCAGTTGAAACTACTCTTCTTGGCGCCCTTGTTCATACTCCGGCAAtcctccagggtcttgacCAGATGTGCGATCTGCGAGGGGTCCTGTTCCGCCATGATTGCGGCTCCCAGAGGGCTGATCGAGTGGGGTAGAAGTGCAAAAGAGAGAGCGACCGGAAGATCACAGTACTTGAATGCTTCTCTTGTCCTGTATTTATGAGTCGGCGTGAGTCAACAGCTCATCCGCAAGAATGTGTCACTCGGCGGGGAGCAGAAAAGGAAAGGTGCGCACAGCCTTATCGCTGGTTATCGCTCCCcgccttctttttttcttttcttcttcttccaacccacATCCAGCCATGGCCCAACCCAATCCGTACCTCCTCGCCTGCGATCAGCCCGCGGTGCTTCTCGAGCACCTGCGCTCCAATCCCTCTGTCGCATCGTGTCAGGACGAGCACGGCTACTCCCTGCTCCACGCCGCCGCGTCCTACGGCCACATCGATCTCCTCCGCGCCCTGGTGAACGAATTCCATGTCGAcgtcaatctcctcgatgaagatggcgagaCCTGTCTCTTCGTGACCGAAAAAATCAAAATCGCCAAGTGTCTAGTGGAGGAGCTTGGAGTGGACTAtaacaagaagaacgacGAGGGCCTGACCGCGTATGAGAAAAtggaggccgaggacgaATTCCCTCAGGTCGCCATCTACCTTCGACAGGCTGCCGGCGCGCCTCCCGCGGAGTCTACTTTGGTCCCACCATTGGATCCCTTGcacccgccgccgccagtgCCGGACAACCTGCAAGTGAATATCGGGACAAtgtcggagcaggaggcCAGCGCGGGCGAGACGGAGGTGGATCCGGAGTTCAAGCGGAGGATAGATGAGCTGGCGGCTCGGGATGATTTCCACAGTGAGGCGACACAGAATCAACTGCGGGAGCTGGTGATGGATGCCATTGCAGGAACCAATATTGAGACGCAGGAACGGGatctgcggaggaggatggagTGAAACGCAGGGATATTCCATGTCCTGTCTTGACTGTTTGCAAGACTCCCCACAGATCACCAATGATGCTACCGCGGTGTTATGCTCGCGCTATCAGCTTGGAATATCCCAGCTTCATGGACGCGGGGGTTATAACGCTTTAGCACACCTTACCCGTCATCGTGTCGGGGATGAGATGCCCCAGCTATACACCTTATGCGACATGAGTTGGGACGAGAATACCCCTATGCTGCATCTAGGAGAATTATTTTACACAGCCAAATACCCCAGAATAATATATTCAAACAATTCTCAAACAATTCTCAATATTTGCTGTACTTGCCGTAGATGCCAAGCTCGGGCTTGTCCCCGCCTTTAGCTCAGCTcccgcttctcttcttccacatcacCCACGAGTATTCCACCATGTCGCAATCGCCATCCCCATACTACTCCAACCCACAGATAATGAATACAGTCATCAATCCCGACACGCCTCCTCTGCCACCGCCCAAACCCAGCAGCCATGAAGCCAGCCGAGGAGGGACCCCCCAGAACCAGTCGTCCCTGGCAGCCGCACCGCAGAGTCAACCAAGCTATTACACGGAAACCCAGCCTGGCGGTGCACCGCCAGCATCATATGCGGGGTCTACACTGCCCGAACCGCCAACAATCGAGGAGGGCTGGCTCCCCGAGATCGTACAGGACAAATCGTATGCCCCCCCGCACTCTGTCGCTACTGGATCTCTCTAACTCCCAAACAGAACACTCGACCTACAAACGATCCTCAAAGACCCCAACCTGATTTCTGCACTATCAAACCACCAcccctcgtccacctcccGCCAGCATAACCTCGAATCCCTCATCACAGTCAACAAAGACCTGGCAACCCGCGTCCTAGAAATGCAGAACCATCTAGCCGACCTGCGCGCGTCCACCGAAACCATGCTCCTCACACACCAGTCGCTCGAGGTTTCCTGgcgcaagaagcagaccGAGATGGACGCTGCCTTGGCGCCGTGGTCACCCAAGGCATTGTACCAGCGCCTCAGCGCTGCGATTGCGGAACAGGAGGCCGTGTGTCGGGCTGTGGAGGAGAGTTTCCTTGACGAGGACCATCAGGGTCGGgcgtcggagaaggagattgcGGATTGGGTGCGGCGCGTGCGTGCGGAGGCTGCGAAATTGGCGGCTCGcaaggaggccaaggcgcGGTGGGATGAAGGGAGAGTGGGCGGATGGCGCTGATGGATAGAAAACCGTCTTCTGACGA from Penicillium psychrofluorescens genome assembly, chromosome: 5 carries:
- a CDS encoding uncharacterized protein (ID:PFLUO_007713-T1.cds;~source:funannotate), with the translated sequence MSQSPSPYYSNPQIMNTVINPDTPPLPPPKPSSHEASRGGTPQNQSSLAAAPQSQPSYYTETQPGGAPPASYAGSTLPEPPTIEEGWLPEIVQDKSTLDLQTILKDPNLISALSNHHPSSTSRQHNLESLITVNKDLATRVLEMQNHLADLRASTETMLLTHQSLEVSWRKKQTEMDAALAPWSPKALYQRLSAAIAEQEAVCRAVEESFLDEDHQGRASEKEIADWVRRVRAEAAKLAARKEAKARWDEGRVGGWR